One part of the Blastocatellia bacterium genome encodes these proteins:
- a CDS encoding bifunctional UDP-sugar hydrolase/5'-nucleotidase — protein MQKIARLVCLALALFVVGPLVHAQERAREVTILYTNDFHSAFDPIPAYWLAGSPRLGGAAHLAALVNQVRRRDETVFLFDTGDMFTGMLSNLTRGEALMEMMISMRYDAMAIGNHEFDYGAANFEKQMYRVPFPVLGANIFYKGTTHRYSRPYTIIERDGIRLGVIGIIGEDARSVALPSGITNLDFADPLPIVRELVKELKPQVDLIVVLAHQGKTGPQQTDAEARPDVQRDFDEDIRLCGEVEGIDVFVGGHAHRGIEQPYVHPKTGTLIVQTYGYGTRLGYLKLKLQDHKVISHTGELLKVWSDKLPADKEVAAKLARYKQQVAPQIGQVVGHLKARLVRDYNRESSLGDFVTDVIREASGADIGLQNAGGIRADLPAGAVTKGHVLDALPFVNALTVCEMSGAQLRDILEQGLSLERGLIQVSGLRVVYDLSKPIGHRLIELQFNGAPVEDQKTYRVATSSFLAEGGDLYQTFLQTKQTDSGKMLSETVMEYLEKHGEIAPPKMGRLIPAAR, from the coding sequence ATGCAAAAAATCGCTCGACTGGTTTGTCTGGCGCTCGCGTTGTTTGTCGTCGGGCCGCTCGTCCACGCGCAGGAGCGCGCCCGCGAGGTCACCATTCTCTACACCAACGACTTTCACAGCGCCTTCGACCCGATCCCGGCTTACTGGCTTGCCGGGTCGCCGCGACTCGGCGGCGCGGCGCACCTGGCGGCGCTCGTCAATCAAGTGCGCCGCCGCGACGAGACGGTCTTCCTCTTCGACACCGGCGATATGTTCACAGGCATGCTGTCGAACCTGACGCGCGGCGAGGCGCTGATGGAGATGATGATCAGCATGCGCTACGACGCCATGGCGATTGGCAATCATGAATTCGATTACGGCGCGGCGAATTTCGAGAAGCAAATGTACCGCGTGCCATTTCCCGTGCTCGGCGCCAACATCTTTTACAAAGGCACGACGCACCGCTACAGCCGCCCCTATACGATCATCGAGCGCGACGGCATACGGCTTGGCGTCATCGGCATCATCGGCGAAGACGCGCGCAGCGTCGCTTTGCCATCGGGCATCACCAATCTCGACTTTGCCGATCCCCTCCCCATCGTTCGCGAGCTGGTCAAAGAGCTAAAGCCGCAGGTTGACCTGATCGTCGTGCTGGCCCACCAGGGCAAGACCGGGCCGCAGCAGACCGACGCCGAAGCGCGCCCCGATGTGCAGCGCGATTTCGACGAAGACATACGGCTGTGCGGCGAGGTCGAAGGCATCGATGTATTCGTCGGCGGCCACGCGCACCGCGGCATCGAGCAGCCTTACGTTCATCCAAAGACCGGCACATTGATCGTGCAGACCTATGGCTACGGCACGCGCCTCGGTTATCTGAAGCTCAAGCTGCAAGACCACAAAGTCATCTCGCACACCGGCGAGCTGCTGAAGGTGTGGAGCGACAAGCTGCCGGCGGACAAGGAAGTCGCCGCCAAGCTGGCCCGCTACAAACAGCAGGTCGCGCCGCAGATCGGCCAGGTCGTCGGCCACCTGAAAGCGCGACTGGTGCGCGATTACAATCGTGAATCGTCGCTCGGCGATTTCGTCACCGACGTCATTCGCGAAGCCAGCGGCGCAGACATCGGGTTGCAGAACGCCGGCGGCATTCGCGCCGACCTCCCGGCTGGCGCAGTGACCAAAGGCCACGTGCTCGACGCGCTGCCGTTCGTCAACGCCCTGACCGTGTGCGAGATGAGCGGCGCACAACTCCGCGACATTCTGGAGCAGGGCTTATCGCTTGAGCGCGGCTTGATTCAAGTCTCCGGTCTGCGCGTGGTCTACGATCTGAGCAAGCCCATTGGCCATCGCTTGATCGAGTTGCAGTTCAATGGCGCACCGGTTGAGGATCAGAAAACCTATCGCGTCGCCACGAGCAGTTTTCTCGCCGAAGGCGGCGACCTCTATCAAACTTTCTTGCAGACCAAACAGACGGATAGCGGAAAGATGCTTTCTGAAACCGTGATGGAGTATCTCGAAAAGCATGGCGAAATTGCGCCGCCGAAGATGGGCCGCCTGATTCCCGCGGCGCGGTGA
- a CDS encoding ATP-dependent Clp protease proteolytic subunit, whose protein sequence is MALVPTVIETSSRGERHYDIYSRLLKENIIFIGTPIVEEIANLVVAELLFLESEDPDRDISIYINSPGGSVSGGLAIYDTMRFIKPDVVTICMGQAASMAALLLAAGTKGKRFALPNARILIHQPSVGRIGGQATDIRIHAEEMLRMRAVLSQILADATGQPFAKIDEDVERDFILSPLQAIEYGLIDATLSSRNEPKENDR, encoded by the coding sequence ATGGCTCTAGTACCGACCGTCATCGAGACATCGAGCAGAGGCGAGCGTCATTACGACATCTACTCGCGGCTGCTCAAGGAAAACATCATCTTCATCGGCACGCCGATTGTCGAAGAGATCGCCAATCTGGTCGTCGCCGAACTGCTCTTTCTGGAATCGGAAGACCCCGACCGCGACATCTCGATCTACATCAACAGCCCCGGCGGCTCGGTGTCGGGGGGGCTGGCCATCTACGACACCATGCGCTTCATTAAGCCGGACGTGGTGACCATCTGCATGGGGCAAGCGGCCTCGATGGCGGCTTTGCTGCTCGCCGCCGGGACCAAAGGGAAGCGCTTCGCGCTGCCGAATGCGCGCATCCTGATTCATCAGCCCTCGGTGGGTCGCATCGGCGGCCAGGCGACCGACATTCGCATCCACGCCGAAGAGATGTTGCGCATGCGGGCGGTGCTGTCGCAGATTCTCGCCGACGCCACCGGGCAGCCATTCGCGAAGATCGACGAGGACGTCGAGCGTGATTTCATCCTCAGTCCGCTACAGGCCATCGAGTATGGCCTGATCGATGCGACGCTGAGCTCGCGCAATGAACCGAAAGAAAACGACCGCTAG
- a CDS encoding aldo/keto reductase, translated as MKIKRLGRTGLKVTEICLGTMTFGHQCDEPTSFAIMDEAAARGVNFIDTADVYPVPVALDSVGRTEEIVGRWLAGKRDNFILATKCRHPMGKRPNDAGLSRKHILDAIEASLRRLQTDYVDLYQVHAPDPDTPIDETLSALDAIVQSGKARYVGCSNFKAWELAKALWTSERLGVARFDSAQPRYNLLSRDIEAELLPLCVDQGVGVIVYNPLAGGLLTGKHHRDAPPAANTRFAVAGRMYRERYWNDANFAAVERLQGFFAARGKALTHAAIAWVLRQPGVTSAILGATSAAQLRDSLQAIATELDDEEMQQLGDVWYDLPKPAPPSQK; from the coding sequence ATGAAGATCAAGCGATTGGGGCGAACCGGGCTGAAAGTCACCGAAATCTGTCTCGGCACCATGACGTTCGGCCACCAATGCGACGAGCCGACATCGTTTGCCATCATGGACGAAGCCGCCGCGCGCGGCGTCAACTTCATTGACACGGCGGACGTTTACCCTGTGCCGGTGGCGCTCGACAGCGTCGGACGCACCGAAGAGATCGTCGGGCGCTGGCTTGCAGGCAAGCGCGACAATTTCATCCTGGCGACCAAATGCCGTCACCCGATGGGCAAGCGCCCGAATGACGCGGGGCTGTCGCGCAAGCACATCCTCGACGCCATCGAAGCGAGCCTGCGGCGCTTGCAGACCGATTACGTTGATCTCTATCAAGTCCACGCGCCCGATCCCGACACGCCGATTGATGAAACGCTCAGCGCCCTGGACGCCATCGTGCAGAGCGGCAAAGCGCGTTACGTCGGCTGCTCGAACTTCAAGGCCTGGGAGCTGGCGAAAGCGCTGTGGACGAGCGAGCGGCTGGGGGTGGCGCGCTTTGATTCGGCGCAGCCGCGCTACAATCTGTTGTCGCGCGACATCGAGGCCGAGCTGTTGCCGCTCTGCGTGGATCAAGGCGTCGGGGTGATCGTCTACAACCCGCTGGCCGGCGGCCTGCTCACCGGCAAGCATCACCGCGACGCGCCGCCCGCCGCCAACACGCGCTTCGCGGTGGCCGGCCGTATGTACCGCGAGCGTTACTGGAACGACGCCAACTTTGCGGCGGTCGAGCGCCTGCAAGGATTCTTCGCCGCGCGCGGCAAGGCGCTCACGCACGCGGCGATTGCCTGGGTCTTGCGGCAGCCGGGCGTCACCTCGGCCATCCTCGGCGCCACCAGCGCCGCGCAGCTCCGCGATTCGCTGCAAGCCATCGCTACAGAGCTGGACGACGAAGAGATGCAACAGCTCGGCGATGTCTGGTACGATCTGCCGAAACCCGCGCCGCCTTCTCAGAAATAA
- a CDS encoding J domain-containing protein yields MRFKDYYEILGVKREASEDQIRQAYRKLARKHHPDLNPGDKAAEERFKEINEANEVLSDPEKRKRYDQLGANWRDGAEFTPPPGWGQVNVDFGNLRDIFGGAAGAQGAGAGGGAFSDFFEMLFGGSREAGPADPRRARPRGRARGQDAEAEMEIALEDAHRGGRHRITLQAVRACPTCNGTGMSSGVVCTACRGTGQVLSPKTIEVNIPPGARAGSVIKLPKQGQPGAGGGEAGDLFVRLQLKPHPAFTVTGDDLTTDVPLTASEAVLGATIEVPTIDGKAEMKVPAGSQSGQRLRLRGQGLNKRGGGRGDLYVRLKIVVPTHPNEREKQLYQELTSASQFKPRG; encoded by the coding sequence GTGAGATTTAAAGATTATTACGAGATTCTGGGAGTGAAACGCGAGGCCAGCGAGGATCAGATACGCCAGGCGTATCGCAAGCTGGCACGCAAGCACCACCCGGATTTGAACCCTGGAGACAAAGCCGCCGAAGAAAGGTTCAAGGAGATCAACGAGGCTAACGAAGTCCTCTCCGACCCCGAAAAGCGCAAGCGTTACGATCAGCTTGGGGCGAACTGGCGCGACGGCGCCGAGTTTACGCCGCCGCCGGGTTGGGGCCAGGTGAATGTTGATTTCGGCAACCTGCGCGACATTTTCGGCGGCGCGGCGGGCGCACAAGGCGCAGGGGCGGGCGGCGGCGCGTTTAGCGATTTCTTTGAAATGCTCTTTGGCGGCAGCCGTGAGGCTGGTCCCGCCGACCCACGCCGGGCGCGCCCACGCGGGCGGGCGCGCGGCCAGGACGCCGAAGCCGAAATGGAGATTGCGCTTGAAGACGCGCATCGCGGCGGGCGGCACCGCATCACCTTGCAAGCGGTGCGCGCCTGCCCGACCTGCAACGGCACAGGCATGTCGAGCGGCGTCGTCTGTACGGCGTGCAGAGGCACGGGGCAGGTGTTAAGCCCGAAGACGATTGAAGTGAACATCCCGCCGGGGGCGCGCGCCGGCTCGGTCATCAAGCTGCCGAAGCAAGGGCAGCCCGGCGCCGGCGGCGGTGAGGCCGGCGACCTCTTTGTCCGGCTACAGCTCAAGCCGCATCCGGCCTTTACGGTGACGGGCGACGATTTAACCACGGACGTGCCGTTGACGGCGTCTGAAGCCGTGCTTGGCGCGACGATTGAAGTGCCGACGATTGACGGCAAGGCGGAAATGAAAGTCCCCGCCGGCTCGCAGAGCGGTCAGCGTTTGCGGCTGCGCGGGCAGGGCTTGAACAAACGCGGTGGCGGGCGCGGCGACCTCTACGTCCGTTTGAAGATCGTCGTGCCGACCCACCCGAACGAGCGCGAGAAGCAGCTCTATCAAGAGCTGACCTCGGCCAGTCAGTTCAAGCCGAGAGGATGA
- a CDS encoding Hsp20/alpha crystallin family protein encodes MAKTGKIFIERIRDESSYRRPSGPLWQPSVDIYKTPDGWKIKFDLAGVRPEDIQVLQIDNALVVRGVRRDSVMTEGWSYYQLEITYSRFERVIKIPCDLSQSEIRSEAADGWVILHIDCNVEKSEVGSQ; translated from the coding sequence ATGGCAAAGACCGGAAAAATTTTCATCGAGCGCATCAGGGACGAAAGCAGCTATCGCCGACCGAGCGGCCCGTTGTGGCAGCCTTCAGTTGATATCTACAAGACCCCTGATGGCTGGAAGATCAAGTTTGACCTTGCGGGCGTCCGCCCCGAAGACATTCAGGTGTTGCAGATCGACAACGCCCTCGTGGTGCGCGGCGTCCGGCGCGATTCGGTAATGACCGAAGGGTGGAGCTATTACCAGCTAGAGATCACCTATAGCCGCTTTGAGCGCGTTATCAAAATCCCCTGCGACCTGTCGCAGTCCGAGATACGCAGCGAAGCCGCCGACGGCTGGGTCATCCTCCACATTGATTGCAACGTAGAAAAGTCAGAAGTCGGGAGCCAGTAG
- the clpB gene encoding ATP-dependent chaperone ClpB, protein MDINRFTEKAAEAVRAAQTLATRYSNQQIEIEHLLLALLEQQGGLVPSVLTRAGVNIEPLHAAIEREVDRLPKVSGPSGPVDQVYITARLNKVFVAAEDEAKKLKDDYISVEHLLLAIIDEGGAASRALKTAGATRDRIEKALVEVRGHQRITSQNPETTYEALERYGRDLTKAAAQGKLDPVIGRDDEIRRVIQVLSRRTKNNPVLIGEPGVGKTAIVEGLAQRIIRGDVPESLKNKKIVSLDMGALVAGAKYRGEFEERLKAVLKEIQAREGEIILFIDEMHTIVGAGAAEGSMDASNLLKPMLARGELHCIGATTLDEYRKHVEKDAALERRFQPVIVDQPTVEDTISILRGLRERYELHHGVRIKDSALVAAAVLSERYISDRFLPDKAIDLVDEAAAKLRTEIDSMPAELDEKSRRIMQLEIEREALKKETDEASQRRLEKLEKELADLRAEADQMSAQWQAEKESVQKLRTLRAEIEQTKIEIEKAQREYDLNRAAELQYGKLTQLEQQLREYQEGLENKQARGRLLKEEVDEEDIAEVVSRWTGIPVSKLLEGELQKLLSLEEHLHERVVGQDEAVSAVSDAVIRARSGLKDPNRPIGSFIFLGPTGVGKTELARALAGFLFDDEHAMIRIDMSEYQEKHTVARLIGAPPGYVGYEEGGQLTEAVRRRPYSVILFDEIEKAHADVFGVLLQILDDGRLTDGQGRVVNFKHAIIIMTSNIGSHLILEYSGRLEGEQYEEMKDSVLEALRHHFRPEFLNRVDEIIVFHALTRADLKKIIDIQLERLRGRLGERRIKLKLTERAKEHLAEAGFDPVYGARPLKRAIQREIETPLSRAILKGEAKDNSVVIADLANGAITFQSKPLAAESGDRKQEAAGSSE, encoded by the coding sequence ATGGATATCAACCGATTTACAGAGAAAGCGGCAGAGGCGGTGCGCGCCGCCCAGACTCTGGCGACGCGCTACAGCAATCAGCAGATCGAGATTGAGCATTTGCTGCTCGCCTTGCTCGAACAGCAGGGCGGGCTGGTGCCTTCGGTGCTGACGCGCGCCGGAGTCAACATCGAGCCGCTGCATGCGGCCATCGAGCGCGAAGTGGACCGTTTGCCGAAAGTCAGCGGCCCGTCGGGGCCTGTGGATCAGGTCTATATCACGGCGCGCCTGAACAAAGTCTTTGTCGCCGCCGAAGACGAGGCGAAGAAGCTCAAGGACGATTACATCTCGGTCGAGCATCTGTTGCTGGCCATCATTGACGAAGGCGGCGCGGCATCGCGTGCCTTAAAGACTGCCGGCGCGACCCGCGACCGCATCGAGAAGGCGCTGGTCGAAGTGCGCGGCCATCAGCGCATCACCTCGCAGAATCCTGAGACTACCTACGAGGCGCTGGAACGCTACGGGCGCGACCTGACGAAAGCCGCCGCGCAGGGTAAGCTCGACCCGGTCATCGGGCGCGACGACGAGATTCGCCGCGTCATTCAAGTGCTTTCGCGGCGCACCAAGAACAACCCCGTGCTGATCGGCGAGCCGGGCGTCGGCAAGACCGCCATCGTCGAGGGCCTGGCGCAGCGCATCATTCGCGGCGACGTGCCGGAGAGCTTGAAAAATAAAAAGATCGTCTCGCTCGACATGGGCGCGCTGGTGGCGGGCGCCAAGTATCGCGGCGAGTTTGAAGAGCGCTTGAAAGCGGTGCTGAAAGAGATTCAGGCGCGCGAAGGCGAGATCATTCTTTTCATTGACGAGATGCACACGATTGTCGGGGCCGGCGCGGCGGAAGGCTCGATGGACGCCTCGAACTTGCTCAAGCCGATGCTGGCGCGCGGCGAGCTGCATTGCATCGGCGCGACGACGCTGGACGAGTACCGCAAGCATGTCGAAAAAGACGCGGCGCTCGAACGGCGCTTTCAGCCGGTGATCGTTGACCAGCCGACGGTCGAAGACACGATCTCGATTTTGCGCGGTCTGCGCGAGCGCTACGAGCTGCATCACGGCGTGCGCATCAAGGATTCGGCGCTGGTGGCGGCGGCGGTGCTGTCGGAGCGTTACATCTCTGACCGCTTCCTGCCCGACAAGGCGATTGACCTGGTTGACGAAGCGGCGGCCAAGCTGCGCACCGAGATCGATTCGATGCCGGCGGAGCTGGACGAGAAATCGCGCCGCATCATGCAGCTTGAGATCGAGCGCGAGGCGCTGAAGAAGGAGACCGACGAGGCATCGCAGCGACGGCTCGAAAAGCTCGAAAAGGAGCTGGCCGATCTGCGCGCCGAGGCCGACCAGATGTCGGCGCAGTGGCAGGCCGAGAAAGAGTCCGTGCAGAAGCTGCGCACCCTGCGCGCAGAGATCGAGCAGACGAAGATTGAAATCGAAAAGGCGCAGCGCGAATACGACCTCAACCGCGCCGCCGAGCTTCAGTACGGCAAGCTGACGCAGCTCGAACAGCAACTGCGCGAGTATCAGGAGGGCTTGGAGAACAAGCAGGCGCGCGGCAGGCTGTTGAAAGAAGAGGTGGACGAAGAAGACATCGCCGAAGTCGTCAGCCGCTGGACCGGCATCCCCGTCTCAAAGCTATTGGAAGGCGAGTTACAAAAACTGCTGTCGCTCGAAGAACACCTGCACGAGCGCGTCGTCGGCCAGGACGAAGCCGTTAGCGCCGTATCCGACGCGGTGATCCGCGCGCGCTCCGGCCTGAAAGACCCGAACCGGCCCATCGGCTCGTTCATCTTCCTGGGGCCTACGGGCGTCGGCAAGACCGAGCTGGCGCGGGCGCTGGCGGGCTTTCTCTTCGACGACGAGCACGCCATGATCCGCATAGACATGTCCGAGTATCAAGAGAAGCACACCGTGGCGCGCTTGATCGGCGCGCCGCCCGGATATGTCGGTTACGAAGAAGGCGGGCAGTTGACTGAAGCGGTGCGCCGCCGGCCTTACTCGGTGATTCTCTTTGACGAGATCGAGAAGGCGCACGCCGATGTCTTCGGCGTGCTGCTGCAAATTCTCGACGACGGGCGGCTGACGGATGGCCAGGGGCGCGTGGTGAACTTCAAGCACGCGATCATCATCATGACGTCGAATATCGGCAGCCACTTGATTCTCGAATACAGCGGCAGGCTCGAAGGCGAGCAGTACGAAGAGATGAAGGACAGCGTGCTGGAAGCGTTGCGGCATCACTTCCGGCCTGAGTTCTTGAACCGGGTTGACGAAATCATCGTCTTCCACGCGCTGACGAGAGCCGACCTGAAGAAGATCATCGATATTCAGCTTGAACGCTTGCGCGGGCGGCTCGGCGAGCGGCGCATCAAGCTGAAGCTCACGGAGCGGGCGAAAGAGCATCTGGCCGAAGCCGGGTTCGACCCGGTCTACGGCGCGCGCCCGTTGAAGCGCGCGATTCAACGCGAGATCGAAACGCCGTTGTCGCGGGCGATCTTGAAGGGCGAAGCGAAAGACAACTCGGTGGTGATTGCCGATCTTGCCAACGGCGCGATCACCTTTCAGAGCAAGCCGCTGGCGGCTGAGTCAGGGGACAGGAAGCAGGAAGCCGCGGGCAGCTCAGAGTAG
- a CDS encoding IPT/TIG domain-containing protein: MRKAVIYSLAIALTLSMLLLPEISRRATVQAADAPELNKLGPDTISTGAPTFTVRIEGHGFVDGSVIVLDGQPLASSRVVSKKVIVAEVDASVVAAPGTHSFFVRNPDGQSSQTATLTVVDPTTEFFIRLPINSVQEGANGVIAPFLTGQGLDKVTKVLVGGKSVNFDIINDTRLQFIVPQKFNNVPARIPITVVNKQGEYSNTEIFFIVPRAPRINALEPSRLEVGTEDVLLKVFGVFDDDAQIVVNGVALPTTPRKGHLEATLPGNLVAQPGELIVRVEQQGVQSEDEILPVSPSDDPFIFTVAPLRVRVGEDRATIDIVGDNFGEGTTALIDGQEAKIKGLTKRRLTVVISSDLLAAPGTHTVQVKKGDVVTSTFTFQVVPDVTVTTFAGVAREGFNTDACVSAATAMFRRPRRIALGPDGLLYITDQQNHVIRTLNPATGEVCTLAGTGKEGYKDSADTTDAPTFSYPNGVVVAADGTVYVSENGNNVIRRIRRSGSTITVDTFSGDYREIGSADRQKAFNSTKIGLDGFHDGPLIGAAYRLPDDMVIGPDGSIYVADAANHAIRRIHDGQVETLAGNGVPGFADGIGPNTRFNTPTGLALSLDGQTLYVADTNNHRVRRIDLTTRRVGTLAGSGAAGQDDGPRGEASFNQPIGLAVDTDGTVYVSEVLNNDIRRVDTQGNVTSLAGKGAERFRDGTGADSYFDNPRGLAIDRLHGILYVVDTENQRIRQITLR, from the coding sequence ATGAGAAAAGCAGTCATCTATTCGCTGGCAATCGCCTTGACGCTGTCAATGCTGCTATTGCCTGAGATCAGCCGCCGCGCCACCGTGCAGGCAGCCGATGCGCCGGAATTGAATAAGCTCGGCCCCGACACGATCAGCACGGGGGCGCCGACCTTTACGGTGCGCATCGAAGGACACGGCTTCGTTGACGGCTCGGTCATCGTGCTTGACGGCCAGCCGCTCGCTTCGAGCCGCGTCGTCAGCAAGAAAGTGATCGTTGCCGAAGTCGATGCTTCGGTGGTCGCCGCACCCGGCACGCACAGCTTTTTCGTGCGCAACCCGGATGGCCAGAGCAGCCAGACGGCGACGCTGACGGTGGTTGATCCGACCACTGAGTTTTTCATCCGCCTGCCGATCAACTCTGTGCAGGAAGGCGCCAACGGCGTCATCGCGCCGTTTCTTACCGGCCAGGGGCTGGACAAAGTGACCAAGGTCCTCGTCGGCGGCAAGTCGGTCAACTTCGACATCATCAACGATACCCGCTTGCAATTCATCGTCCCGCAGAAATTCAATAACGTGCCGGCACGCATCCCCATCACGGTCGTCAATAAACAGGGCGAGTATTCAAACACCGAAATCTTTTTCATCGTGCCGCGCGCCCCGCGGATCAATGCCCTCGAACCGTCCCGCCTTGAGGTCGGCACCGAAGACGTCTTGCTGAAGGTCTTCGGCGTCTTCGACGACGACGCGCAGATTGTCGTCAACGGCGTGGCGCTGCCGACGACGCCGAGAAAAGGACACCTCGAAGCGACGCTGCCGGGCAACCTGGTGGCGCAACCCGGCGAGTTGATCGTGCGCGTCGAACAGCAGGGCGTACAGTCGGAAGACGAGATTCTGCCGGTCAGCCCGTCGGACGATCCCTTCATCTTTACGGTGGCGCCGCTGCGCGTTCGCGTCGGCGAAGACCGCGCGACGATTGATATTGTCGGCGACAACTTCGGCGAAGGGACCACGGCGCTCATCGACGGACAGGAGGCGAAGATCAAGGGCCTGACCAAACGCCGCTTGACCGTCGTGATCAGCAGCGATCTGCTCGCCGCCCCCGGCACGCACACCGTGCAGGTCAAGAAGGGCGATGTCGTAACCAGCACCTTCACCTTCCAGGTGGTGCCCGATGTGACGGTGACGACCTTTGCCGGCGTGGCGCGCGAAGGCTTTAACACGGACGCCTGCGTGTCAGCAGCGACGGCGATGTTCCGCCGCCCGCGCCGCATCGCGCTGGGGCCGGATGGCTTGCTCTACATCACGGATCAGCAGAACCATGTCATCCGCACGCTGAACCCGGCGACCGGCGAAGTCTGCACGTTGGCCGGCACCGGTAAAGAAGGCTATAAGGATTCGGCAGACACGACCGACGCGCCGACCTTCTCGTACCCGAATGGCGTCGTTGTCGCTGCCGACGGCACCGTCTACGTCAGCGAAAACGGCAACAATGTCATCCGCCGCATCCGCCGCTCGGGAAGCACGATCACGGTTGACACCTTCTCAGGCGATTACCGCGAGATCGGCAGCGCCGACCGACAGAAGGCGTTCAACAGCACGAAGATTGGCCTGGATGGCTTCCACGACGGACCACTGATCGGCGCGGCCTACCGCTTGCCCGACGATATGGTGATTGGGCCGGACGGCTCGATCTACGTCGCAGACGCGGCTAACCATGCGATTCGCCGCATTCACGATGGCCAGGTCGAAACGCTCGCCGGCAACGGCGTGCCGGGCTTTGCCGACGGCATCGGGCCGAATACGCGCTTCAACACGCCGACCGGGCTGGCCTTATCGCTCGACGGTCAGACGCTGTATGTCGCCGACACCAACAATCACCGCGTCCGCCGCATTGACCTGACGACGCGGCGCGTCGGCACGCTGGCCGGCAGCGGCGCCGCCGGGCAGGACGACGGCCCGCGGGGCGAAGCGAGCTTCAATCAGCCCATCGGCCTGGCGGTGGATACGGACGGGACAGTGTATGTCTCGGAAGTGCTCAACAACGACATTCGCCGCGTTGACACGCAAGGCAATGTGACCTCGCTGGCCGGCAAAGGGGCCGAGCGCTTCCGCGATGGCACCGGTGCGGATTCGTATTTCGACAACCCGCGCGGCCTGGCCATAGACCGTCTGCACGGCATCCTCTATGTCGTGGATACAGAGAATCAACGCATACGTCAGATCACGCTGCGTTAA